One stretch of Anabrus simplex isolate iqAnaSimp1 chromosome 3, ASM4041472v1, whole genome shotgun sequence DNA includes these proteins:
- the RpL18A gene encoding large ribosomal subunit protein eL20 isoform X2 — protein sequence MRIFAPDAIVAKSRFWYFLRQLKKFKKTTGEIVSLKQIPEKTPIKIKNFGIWLRYDSRSGTHNMYREYRDMGVSGAVTQCYRDMGARHRARAHSIQIIKVEQVKASNCRRPLVKQFHNSRIRFPLPKRIQQRNLMNKFSVRKPRTFYL from the exons ATGAGAATATTTGCTCCTGATGCTATTGTAGCAAAATCAAGATTCTGGTACTTCCTTCGACAGCTGAAGAAGTTCAAAAAGACCACAGGAGAAATAGTTTCTCTAAAACAG aTTCCTGAAAAAACTCCAATTAAAATAAAAAACTTCGGCATCTGGTTACGATATGATTCCCGTTCTGGCACCCACAACATGTACCGAGAATACAGAGATATGGGTGTGTCAGGTGCTGTTACTCAGTGTTACCGGGACATGGGAGCACGTCACCGTGCAAGGGCACATTCTATCCAGATCATCAAAGTGGAGCAGGTTAAAGCATCCAACTGCCGCCGCCCTCTTGTGAAGCAGTTCCACAATTCACGTATTCGCTTCCCTCTTCCGAAAAGAATTCAGCAAAGGAACCTGATGAACAAGTTCTCTGTTCGAAAACCACGTACCTTTTACCTTTAA
- the RpL18A gene encoding large ribosomal subunit protein eL20 isoform X1: MKAKGELKEFEIIGRKLPTDKDKVTPLYKMRIFAPDAIVAKSRFWYFLRQLKKFKKTTGEIVSLKQIPEKTPIKIKNFGIWLRYDSRSGTHNMYREYRDMGVSGAVTQCYRDMGARHRARAHSIQIIKVEQVKASNCRRPLVKQFHNSRIRFPLPKRIQQRNLMNKFSVRKPRTFYL; encoded by the exons GAAGGCAAAGGGAGAG TTGAAGGAATTTGAGATCATCGGTCGCAAATTACCGACCGATAAAGACAAGGTTACTCCACTGTACAAAATGAGAATATTTGCTCCTGATGCTATTGTAGCAAAATCAAGATTCTGGTACTTCCTTCGACAGCTGAAGAAGTTCAAAAAGACCACAGGAGAAATAGTTTCTCTAAAACAG aTTCCTGAAAAAACTCCAATTAAAATAAAAAACTTCGGCATCTGGTTACGATATGATTCCCGTTCTGGCACCCACAACATGTACCGAGAATACAGAGATATGGGTGTGTCAGGTGCTGTTACTCAGTGTTACCGGGACATGGGAGCACGTCACCGTGCAAGGGCACATTCTATCCAGATCATCAAAGTGGAGCAGGTTAAAGCATCCAACTGCCGCCGCCCTCTTGTGAAGCAGTTCCACAATTCACGTATTCGCTTCCCTCTTCCGAAAAGAATTCAGCAAAGGAACCTGATGAACAAGTTCTCTGTTCGAAAACCACGTACCTTTTACCTTTAA